A window of Calypte anna isolate BGI_N300 chromosome 5A, bCalAnn1_v1.p, whole genome shotgun sequence genomic DNA:
GGCTGGCCATCCCAGCAGCTTTAAACTTCCCAGCCATCTCAGATTCTTTCTGAGCAgtgatgtttggtttttatgaAAGCGCAgaactttttgcctttttcacaCCTGTCAAGTAACAGGAAGGAATTAGGAGAACAATCCTGTGGCCACCACACCTACCTTCATCATCTCCACCATATGTCTAGAGGGCTTCTGCAACAGCTGCCAGtagcagagagaaagcaaactTTCTTCCTGATCTCCATCTAGagataataaaattttaaaaagaccaTCCTGGAGCAGACCAAAGGTACATCTAATCTAGTGTCCTCTccccagcaaaaaaaatacCTGATGTGGAGGGATGAATGTGAGAACAAGGTAAGCAACCAGTGATACATCCTAAGAATATTGTCTGTGCTTTCAACACTGTGTAGCTTTCTAAGCCAAAACCAGTATGTTGTTTTTCCCACCTTTTGGTGGATTTATTGACCATGATGTTTTCTCATGGTCCTCCAAATCTATGCAGTCTTGGCACCCTGAAGATGCTCTACCAAGGAGATCCATACCTTAATTACAATTGTGTAAAGAATCACCTCCATTAATTCATCCTAAACCTTCTATCTTACAAGTTTACCTGCTGCCCCTGCTTCTTATCCTGGAAGAAGGCTGGAAGGACTGATCTCCCCATACTGATCCAAACTTGGAGGCTCCTACCATCCCTTCCTGAGCTGCCTCACACCAAGGCTGCAGGACCCCTCCCTCTGTAACCATCCTGACACTGCATGGGTGTGCAGGTCAAGATCCCACCAGCCTGGATGGCAAGTTTGGGACTGGGAATGGTCCCAGACACACACTCCTGTCTGGAAAGATCTTAAGCCTCATCCAGACAGTGTGGCTTAATTCATCAGTGCTTGCAAGGAGTCCAGGTACACAAGTGTGAGGCACTGCATGAGTGGCAGGAGGCAGAGTTGCCTGTACCCCAGCCTCTCCATGTATTCAGACAGACAGCAGTGTTTTGCAATCATAATATTTCCACAATTTCCCCAATCTTacctcctctttccttccagtCTTTAAGGTAAGCAACCTtaaaagcagctctggaaattGGTAGAGGCTGAAGAAGAAAGTCCCAGAAAAGACACTTGGGCAGGGAGAGGCGGGAGGGAGGCACATGCCCATATGCACCCTCACCAGCCTGCCTGAAGAGAGAACTAATATAATTTGTGTGGgattttcctccccctcccgcAGATCAAAAGGACAGCAGCAATGCAATCTGCTGTTTGTGTAGGAAATGTGtcagaagagggaaggaggggataCACATGGGAACATCTGCTCCAAGAAGCCACTTGAAAATTAACCATTTAAGTCCTGATCCAGGAAACACCTGCCTAGTGCTAAGCCTCAACAACACTGGGGCTGTGCTTGGTCACAACACCTTTTGCAAAGTTCTGGAGAAGGATGACAAGTTACTCTGGCTTCCTTGGACTTCGCTCATGCAGAGAGAGGGgagcccttcctgcttctggGCTGTACTGAAGATGTAGAAGGATTGTGCATGGACAGATTCACTCATCTCCATCCAGGCACACCTGGACAAGTGCAACATTTGCAACCTGTCTCCCTGAGTTATGGATGCTAAAAGCAGGGTACAGGGGGGAGACAGTAAaacctcccttctccttctccccttactgctctctccctcttcctgcaTCAACTGGACCTGGCAACCTGGAGCTGAAGAACCCACTACAGAAAGTTAAGGGTGGCAGAAGCACatcctgttttttctctcctaccTGTGACTATTACAGGTGCCCTTAAAGCCAACCCTTGTGCCCTTTGCACAAAAACTTGTTGCCAGAATAAAATATCTGCTGACCTGGCTTTGCAACATTACTACCTGCTAAGATAagtacagcagagaaaaagaaagaaaaaagaagaaaaaagaagaaaaaagaaaaagggtgttctatttttttttttcctttctgtgtgtaaaattaaaaatctcacATTGTCCCAGTGCAACGGAGTCAagcacaaaagggaaaaaacagccCCGTGTTGTTCTAGGCCAGGTGCCAAAACAACTTGTGTGAGTTTGTGCTGGCAGCAGCGTTCCCCGGCTGAGGGTCCACGCTTGGCCGCAGCAGAGACGTGGCCACCAACCCTGCCTCCCAGGCCACTGAATCACtgtcctcttctccctcccacccctggCCAACCTGAACCTCCCACACACTTAAGCAAAcagttgttttgggtttttttattatttatttggcGCGTCCTGTAAAATGTGTCCCATGACTGCCGTTTACTACCCAGGGTGGCATAAGAAAGGCTGCTGCCTCTGTGAAAACATCAACCTTAACCCGGTTTTGGACACAGTCCAACAAGTCCTTTACCCACTGAAATACTTTGACACAAGTATTTCAGTCAACAGGATTCCTTGCATGAGTAAGGGATTGTGGGACTTAGCCTTTACCCATCTTATTTTTCCGGtaaataaaatgtacttttttcaACCTCTCTAGAGaacgattttttttttgccttttcctcctctttagGTTTTGCCTATTTCCCCAGAGTCCCTATCACTTCAAACACCATTTAAtttgcaatttctttctttccaatcTCTCCTCTATATAAATAACTACATTTACCCTCCTTACTTGTAGGCATGAGTTAAAACAGTAATGTGATCCCCAAGTTAGCAGAGAGAGATTGTTTGGATTTCAGGTGCTGCATCAGAGCCGGTTTTCTCGGTATTGATCCTGCATCAAATGCTGGAAGAGCTGCAAGAGTTCAAGTGTAACTCCCAGtaaccaaagaaaaacccaaatgccACGTTTTTTTATCATAACTGATCTTAAGAGgacctctgctttccttttgtttctctgccttCTTACAAGTCTGGTTTAAATGTGTGTAGTCACAAATCCTCCCCTAAATTCCCAAGACACAGCAGAGAGCCTGAGAGTATCCCGATTACACAGGTACAGTTTGAACATTGCTCTGGACTTGAGCTGGAGGCTATCTCTGCTTCACTTGTCTGAAAATAAGTACTTAGCCTTTTGGACTATGGAATTACAGGCAGACATGAGCTGCAGCACATCACTTGGTGTATGCTGCTGGCTATGCAAACTAAGGTCCCACAGCCATGCAGCCACCATCTAGGCACATCCTCAAGTCCCAGTTTTGAAGGTCAGACAAACTAAGGGAGATGTTAAGAACCATGGGGCTATAGCATGACTTACTGCAACTTTCCTGTTTAGTTTTACTTTTAGTTTAGTCCATTTATgttaggtttcttttttctttttccttttttttttttttttttttttgcaaatgaacGGTTTGCTGTCGTGCCAAATTCTGAGACACCCTTTTGCATACCGAATGGGAAATACTGTCACCAGCAGTGACAGGGGTCCATTCATCCTGTCCTGCTTTGaccagctgacacccacagctccctggcagGTGACAGCCATTCCaggttgttttctttcacttattAACTGCTACAGGCTGGTCTCCATCTACACATGGTGCTGTGTTGGAAGCCTTTTTCCTACTCTTTAATAAGTGTCACCATTTTGACCAGAGAAACATGACACTTTGCACGAGCATCAGGAGTGTGTCCTAaagagctgttttgttttgggtttttttcgcATGGTTTTGCATGCCTGCTGACATTTCCACTATCCCATATTTTGAGGCATTTAATTTCCAAGTGCAACTTACTAaaaattcttctcttccatGGGTGCTCAGGCTCTTTGCTGTGTTGCAGGAGGAAGGCAGTAATGCAGTAGCCCAGATCTCAAACTGCAGCCTGAACCCCTGATGTTGTCAAGTCTGTCACTTCATTGCATGAGAAAGCTGTGATGCAAGCACAAAGTGTACAAGAACTGGCTCTGAAATCAAAACTCTTTACAGACAGAGAGGTCTACCTGCAGATAAATCCAAGGCAATGCCCTAGTTTTGGGGAGTCCCTACCCCTCCCCTACACCTTTGCCTGGGTGCTAAGTGCTCATCTCCCCAGGACCCAGCCATGCCACCAGCTTCAAATGTTTAACTCTCCAGCCATATGCTTAAGCTTAATATTATTCACATATTTCAGTGATTCATTAAAACAGGACTTGCACTGAGAGTCTAATTAAGACCAAGGTTCCACATTCATTTCCAGAGAAGTAAAAGGCAAGTTATGTAAACTCACAGCAAGTACTTCTTCTTTTACCAGAAGAGCAAGATAAAAGCATAAAACACATCCATAGGCAAAACAGTAAAGGAGGGGAGTGAAGGTTTTGGCAGACAGTACATAAGAGAAGGAAGTctagaaagatatttttatttgcatttcttacaTGACATTCTTTGGACTTCCCCTCCACCTGGAACACATCAGAGGGAAGTGGAGCGACCAGTGTGATGGCTACTAAACAGCCCTGACACAGCAGCAGTTCTTTTTGACTAGAAAAATGGTCTGTCTTactctccccatccccagcttcctgtttctctctccatttttttgGGCTGGACTGAGAGGCACAGGTTTGGTACTCAGGCTTCCCAAGGGGTCAAGCAGAGGCTGGGAGCACAGCAAGCACAGATTCTCTCTGCACTGAGCTCCCAGATTCACCCCAAAATCCCTCCCATCCAGTTCCCAAAACCCCTGTCCCAGTTCCTCTGACTAGACTGAGACACGGTGAAGAAGAGGACAGATGTCCCTGCTAAAGAGACCTAATATGTTTAAAAACTGCTAGTTTCTGTATCTGGagatagaaatttttttttctaatgtagGAAGTGTGGCTTTTAGAGACAGGGAGGCAGCTCTGGTCTCAAAGGAGAGCACAAAAAGGGttgaaggagaagaaagtatccaaggagaaagaaagggggcTAGAAGACACCACTGAGTGCTCCAAATTAGAGAGGGTCTTGGAGGTGGGAACAAGAAACCTGGTTTTGATTTGGCACATgataaaaagataaagaaatagaGGATGTGATTGCTATAGCTATCTGGTTGTGtttgaaagagcagaaatgggCAGCACTAAGGCAAACAACAGAGAGATGATAGCAGTGATGGTGTGAACTGTGAGGCATGTGAAGGTTTTAGTATGGGgaacagagaaaagcaagatatttgggattttatttttttttaacaactggGGTGCTTATGTTCATTTATATTTGCTCGAGATGGGTTGATTTGGCAACTccttggaaaagcaaaaatcaaacgACTGATATTATCTGCCACACACATGGCAAAAGAGGGGCCTTTTATGCCCTGCGACTGCAAATTTATCTAAGAGGGATAACAACCCTTATTCTAAGAATATTTTTGGCCAATGCTGTAAGTCCCAAAAGAGGAATCTGCTTAAGCCACCTTCTATAGGCAGTGGGACAGGTACACCAACACTCCACCTTATAAACCTCAGGGTAATAGTTAGAGGTACAAATGATTTATtctgggaaaaaacattttctgagcaACAGCTACTAAGCTGTCACCAGAACATAACCAGGACTAAGGTTTTTATTCTAGGTTATATTTTTGCTTAGCAAGGATTTTCATTGTGAGATTTTCCAGTCCTAATCTAGCAAAACACTTCTGCAATATTTAGCCCTGTTTTCTCCTGGGAGTTACTAAAATAAGGTGCATTGTTAACATGGTGTATTATTTGCTTACAAACAGAGCAACATCAATTAAGAACCTCTCCCTTAAATAAGAAATTAGTAACTCTACGCTGGACCTTACCAGCTCAACCTATCCAAGAATACATCAGGTTCTGATTTAAAGACCTCTGTCTGGGCCTGATAAATATTACGCCTAGTCCCAAAGTGGACACTGATTTTGTCTTGTACTATCCACAGTTATTTTATGGCCTTCCATTGTCATTCTTTATATATCATACTACAAACTTCTATACACCTGTTAATGTGTAACATAGGTTCTCAGAATTCCTTTCCAGGGACAAATGGATAATGCAATACAATAATAGATAAATAATACAAgtattaaagaggaaaaaacttgCTTAATTGTACcagattttttaaagtaaatgtaTATTTTGTCCCCAATGTACCAAAGAAAACCTAAGCCACATTAAAATTTGGCTGCCAGGGTGATTAGCAAGGGTGAAACAGGGGAAAAACCTCTCTGAAAGTGTGTCTTATCAACACCATGCAAATTTCCTTCACCTCTGCAAACCAAGTGTGCTccctttacagaaaaaaaaaaaaaaccaatgaattttgaaagattttgaCTATTTCCAGAAATCCAGAACATGGCAGACTGTgacaaaaaacaaccagaaattGAGGGCTAAGGAAGCTGAGTGGAACTACGGAAGATAAATAACTGAGAGGAAGCTGTCTCCCAGCTGCTGACAAGAGAGCTGAAGTACAGGTGTGATATTAAATGCCTGGCTGGTTCGGGCAGGGACTCTTGCTGCGGAGTCAAACATGACCTGTGCCAGTGGTACCTTTGCAGGGTCCTTTGTGCCCTGAATGCATGTCACTAGATTGCTGTATCCTTACTGATAGCTGTGGTGTAGCAAATACAAGTTAATGTGTAATTTATATTTGCAGCTTAGTGCTATGAGCCTATCCATTTGGTAGGATGATTTGACAATGGATACGTAAGGCCCTAGCTGCTAAAATATATACTCACAAATACTGCAGTGCACACACAGGGTCTCATTATCAGGGAGAAATCAGCAGGACAGCCATAAAACAAATACGACTCACATAAACACACTGCTCAGGAGACTGTCTGCAATATATGCTCTGATTAATGTCTGGAATGGCAATAGTGCAAGTTAATGCTTCCTTGAGTCTTAGATGACGTGCTTGAAAAGATCTTTGGGAAGGTCATGCCCACTTTTATGACCTGACTGCAAATGGAGCAAACATCTCCCCCCCAAAAGACTGACCTTGGATTTGACTGCAAGGTAAGTACTGGTGTAGATTGCAAATTGGGGAAGATCTGAGAACACCAGTTCTCTTAACACCATGGGGTTCAGCATCTTCTGGAGTTAAAATCCTGCCTGtttcagaggaggaaatgaaGCATTTGGTCCTTCTAACAGCCCACTGCTGTCTTCATGGGAAAAAATCAACTTTTGGAAAAGTTTGGAAGAGCTTCTGCAAATAAACCTTGCTATGAGCAGTGCACTGAAAATCAGTCCCTGCCAGTATGAAACAATCTCATACCCTGACTTTCCCTGTGAAATGCAACTGGATTACCACAAAGAAGGTGccctacaaaacaaaaacaaaaaaacagaaaaacccaaaacaatccAGCATAAAAGCACTGAAATCATGTAGCAACAAACACAAAGAGGCTTCTGCCCAATGTTGGGAGAGACAAAATGATTAAATCACATGAAAAACCTGTTGCTACCACTCATGCATTTGGCCAACAAAGAGGGCTAGAGAGGCCCCATTTGGTAAATATATACACTTGTTGGATCAAAGGGGTAAGAATGGAAGCGAGTCCTCAGGCTTTATGGACCTGGTCCAGTTGGTTTTTCTACTAATTTCTGTGGGCTTTGGCTCATGTCCAGGCAGCATAAAAAACCAGGAGCGGGGCTAGCCTTGCTTGGCAAATGAGAGCCCTGCCAGCACCACTGATTTTTACTTGCTCTGCCCTAAACCTGGTCTACTTGTTCAATTCTAGAAGTCTCTGTGAGCAGCTGAAGGCTTGCTGGCACGCAAGAGTGGTCTGGCTGGACCCAGGCAGGCACGTGGCTGCAGAAGGATGCCTAACATGGTGGCTCTCCACATCTTCCATCAGTCCCCGTTCACATTCAGCTGTCCTCATGTTCGGCAGCAACATGGTTGTCATCTCTGAGCATGGTCGGAGAGTTTCcttcagctgagcagctgctgcctggctctgtTCCCTGGGGGAAGGACTGCAAATGGAGCCTCTTCTCAGTTTTGGGGTCAGGGAGCCTTCAGCAGCCTCCAAAGGGCTCAGGGGGCCAGGAGGTGGAAGCAGAAGGTCTGCTTCCCATGTTGTGCCTTGGCGAGGGCCTTGAGGAAGGCAGAAGCCCTCAGAATAAAGCTTCTGGGGCAgttcctcctgctgccttgcCTCCAGTAATCACTTTGGGCTTGTTTACATTAGAGAGTTGTACTACCAGTATTTTATACAGCCATAGTTAAATCAGTACAACACCTGTATTGTATCTATGGTTGCCTTGGTGTGAAGGTGAGTATAGTATTTCTGAGCCCTGAAAAAGCAAGCCAACAACATGCAAAATGGATACCTAGAGAAAATGGGAATGCTCTTGTGTTTTCTGACATTTCAAACTTGGTAATGACCAAAGACTTACTGTGAAATTGTAATTAGTTTACTAAAAATAAGATACTGCTGGATTGTAGACAATTATTCCTAGCTCACAGAACCCAAACAGGAATTAAAACCCTAGTTCTTTTTcaatctactttttttcttcctttattaataaaagggagagggaaaatgaactatgaaataaaataagggATTCCTGCCAAGTAGCACAATTCATATGAATACTAGAGAGAGACTGTCTAACATTTCCAGTGTACAAAGACAGCAAAACTCTGCAAGTTGACAAATCCACAGAGTAACTTAATGGAAACTGCACTGGCACTTTGGGGAAGAAACTGCTCCACTATTGGTAGTGTCTGTATTACTAGGCTGCAATTGTGGGATAATGGCTTCTTTAAAAGGACAGAGAGCTCCCATTCCCCAATCGTGTCTGCGATCATGGACAAACAGATAAAGCTCTCGGCTTTACTGAATGGTGACAGATTTAACCCCAGGACCTTTAACTCTTTCACTGGAGCCAGGCACCTCCATATTCCACACTGGAGTTTCCCAATTTGAACAGTATGGATGGTTGTAATACTGAATACGTGAGAGGAGCTTCGTGGTGATGAAGCTATTGATCATcaaaatacacacaaatattCTGGCATTCACTGGCAGTGGAGTTAAATAGTTGAGGTCTGTGAGAGAGAAGTGATGTTGGTGGACCCTGACTTCTAGAGATAAAACATCAGAGAACAGGATTATATACATTTAATATTGACTTAACAATCAATAAACTGATGTTTTAAGGTGCTAATATGCACAGTGCATTGGAaaacagatacacacacacacaaaaaaaaaaaaattaaaaagttgcTATCCTGTGAATATTATAATCTAGACACGGTAACCtacaggaagagaaaggagtTTCCCAGCTTCACTTGGAACCTGAAGCACGGACTCCGACTGGCAGCAGGTGTGGGGTTTGCAGGGGACCTCTTTAGTGCCCCCGTGCCCAGCTCCTCCCctccttcaaaaaaaaccacctgacACCACTCtcaaactcctttttttttttctttcttttttttttttttctcttcttctttcccaaGGGCGgcaaaatcttttaaaaaataccaaccTCGACCGCGAGACCCAACACAGCAGCGATATCCACAATCCCTCCACACTGACCCCGCTCCCGGGGGGGGGCTCCGGTAGCACGAGTTTTGCGGCTGGGAggttgggggggtgggggatggATCGCGATTCCCCTCCCGCTACCGCCTTCCCCCCTAACCCTTCCTCTACGCTCCGCGGGTGCGGAGGCGTCGCAGAAGAGTTAGGAGCGGGACGGCAGCGCTGCCAATGCAGCGGCcgagaaagggaggaggaggaggaaggggaggaggagagagggggagggCGCAGCCGGCAGCGCGCACCGGCCGCCGCCGGCGGGGCTGGCCGGGGTGGCGGGGGCTATTGTGTGCACCAGACGGGGACACACTCgccacacactcacacacacacagacacactcaACACAGACACGGATCGGAGGGAAAATATCGCGAGAGCGGCCGGTTAACAACCTGCTCCACAAACACCGCCGCGCAGCCGACCCCGCGCCGCACCCGCGGAGCGCCGCGCACATGCGGACGCCGAGCCCCGCCGCTGCACGCCGGTGAGTAAAGCGGGGAGAGGCGGGAggcccaaacccaaacccccctCCGGCAAGGAGAAAAGTCCTCCTTGCAAAGTTGGGGAGCGCGGTTGGGAagaggggggtggtggtggtgttccCGAAAGCGGCTCCACGGTGCTTCTCCCCCTAAcactaacacacacacacacacacacacacacacacacacacacacacacacacacacagcctctgccgccccccgccccccccccctcctcaacCGCGCTGCGCGGAGCCGGGCGCCCGCGAAGGTCACCGCGACGGGCTGCGGGGAGCAACTTTGCGGCTGGAGGTGGGGTGAGGGCGGGGGGCAAGGGGGGGTTAAGGGGTAGGGGAGGGTAATGTAGGGGCGGGGGCGGTCTCGGGGCAAGTTTGTGGGATTTAATCGCGGGCTATAAATGGGGCTGCTGGAACTTTAAAAGGCAGCAAGCTGTGGTTGGCTGGTAGCGAGATTTGGAGTAACATATGGCATTAAAAGGCGCACAGCTGGAGGTAGCATTTCCATCGCAGTGAAGTCAGAGCAGCTGACTCTCCAGCTTGCGGTGTAATTAGCAAACCGAGcactcctccttccctccctccctcccgcctgcctccctccctccctccttctaTCCCTCCCTCCCGCCGCGCCTCGCTCGCACTCGCACCGCGCCCGCGCTCCCTCCTGCCCGCCCGGCTCCGCGCCCGCGGCCGGCTCCGCCGCGCCCCGCGGGAAGGTAAGCGCCCAGCCGCGGCAGGTAGCCGACTGCAGCCTCAGCCCTGCCCGCTCGCTGTCCTTGCGCCTCTCGTTTTGCTCCTTGGCTTTTAATAACTTCAAGGGaaactttttcctctttattcccCCCACGCCCCCGACCCTTACCGCATGCGGGGGCTGGGGCCGCTTCCACCCCCCTAACCCGCCCTCCCCACCCTGCAAAAACGCCACTTCCCCAGCACCAGCCGCCACTGTTTTGTTGTGATTCCGTGCATAACGACTAAGGATAAAGTTTAAATGTgcgtgtgtgtatgtgcatgaCGTGGGTAATAGGCTTTATTAAAAGATGCCCTGAGTTAGCGTCGCTGGGAAGACAGCCTGGgaatttaggatttttttatgtgtgtgcgAATGTGTGTGCgtgctttccttctctccttctcttaaTTTTATTAAAGTGCTCAGTGGGAGAAACAAAGGTTGGAGGGGCTGCTGCTTTACTAGCTTTTGTTTACTTACAATCAAGTTTTTCCTGTTCGGAGCAGGTGCGAAAGGATGAGAAGcatgttgtgttgttttgttggtttgtgtgggtttttttcccctctctcccccccccttaATAAAACTATTTACAGACAATTAACAGTAAACGTTATCTCCAAGGCTGTTTCTTTGGCTTGTGTTACCAAAAAGCCGATCTGTTTGTTACAGCTGCTAGGAGGCTTTAGTTTACAGTAGCATTcaagtttttcctgttttgaacAGGTTATGAAGGAAGAATGGAGTTTCCAGACCATAGCCGCCAGTTGCTGCAGTGTCTGAGTCAGCAGCGTCACCAGGGCTTCCTGTGTGACTGTACTGTTTTAGTTGGAGAAGCTCAATTCAGAGCTCACAGAGCCGTTCTTGCCTCTTGCAGTATGTACTTCCATCTTTTCTACAGGGACCAGTTAGACAAAAGGGATATTGTGCATCTGAACAGTGACATTGTCACAGCCCCTGCCTTCAGCCTGCTGCTCGAATTCATGTACGAGGGAAAGCTGGAATTCAACAGTCTCCCGGTCGAAGATGTGCTGGCTGCGGCTAGCTACCTTCACATGTATGACATTGTGAAAGTCTGCAAGGGCAAGTTGAAAGATAAAGAATTATGTTCCGAAGAGAAGATTAATGATGAGGCAGCTAGTTTGGAGAAAGCAGAGCATTTTCTAGATGCTGGGGTGCCCCTGGTCCACGAGTTTGAcccaggaaacaaacaaaaattcagcGTTGCAGAATACGAGAGAGCAGCAGGCAAAGAAAAGGTCAGCAGTCACCCCGCCTGGTCCTCTGATCATCTAAGTGTCAGCTCTGTGCCGACAGAGGCAGAACCGTGCGCCgcagcagctggaaaaacaaaggcTAATGTCAATAGTTCCACGGGACCTTTGTCCCAAAGGTCTGTTAACCATCCCCTGGCTTCGAGTGATGTGGACTGCGCGCTGGATTTGTCTTTCAAGCCTGTGCCGGGGAGAGATTCCTTACACCCCTCCTATGTCTTTGGACAGCTGGCTTCCgacagccagcagcagggtACCGAGCCACTTGTTAAAGATGAACAAGACTTGCTGTCAGATCAGGAGGATGGCGAAGCCAGGAGTCCGGAGAGTCAGCATTTTGGGAATTCAGCCAAAAGCCTAGTGACAGGGTTAGGACACATGTTCGCGGGGAATGGCAGCTCTCATGCCCGAGAGGAGGATATAGATCAAGAGCGAGACGAGAGCGAGGACGACATGGATTCCTCGGACATCTCCTCCTCGGGTGTCCTCGTGCCTCCCGGGCATATCTGCATTTGCCCCCTCTGTAGCAAGGTGTTCCCCAGCCCACACATCCTTCAGCTGCACCTGAGCTCCCACTTCCGTGACAAGGACGGCTCCCGGACCCGCCTGTCCCCCGACGGGTCCGTCCCCACTTGTACCCTCTGTGGGAAGACTTTCTCTTGCATGTACACCTTAAAAAGGCATGAGAGGACTCACTCGGGGGAGAAGCCCTACACCTGCGGCCagtgtgggaagagcttccAGTATTCCCACAACCTCAGCCGACACGCTGTGGTGCACACCAGGGAGAAACCCCATGGGTGCAAGTGGTGTGAGAGACGGTTCACCCAGTCTGGGGATTTGTACAGACATATCCGCAAATTTCATTGTGGCCTTGTAAAGTCCTTGGTTGTTTGAGATGTGggattcttatttttcttattttttttttcccctgcccttttaaaacaaaacaggaaaaaaaaacggcagcatctgaattttattttccccccctcctcttattttattttggtgatACTCACTTCAGGTATATGATCTTTAAAAGATGAAGAGGTGTACACTCCAGAGGCCTTTCAATGTAATTCTTCCACCTCTCcatcttccccttcccctgccgTGCTCCCTTCTCAGCCCTGTCCTTTAGGTCTTCTCTTGCGCACCCATGTTACATTATTAATGTGAAATGATCTAAGTAATTCTGCAATGATTTAGCATCTGTTTTCACACTGGAAGTACTTGCTTTGTGgtcagggttggttttttttttgtttgttttgttttggattgggttttggttttttccagtttaaaaaaaagattatcaGTAAATTCTGGAGAAAAATTTGAATTCCATTAAGCTCCCCTAATGTTCTCTGTGTGTTGCAGAGGAACCTATGAAGAGATGAACTAtgatttaaatacatttcagtaTAGAGAAACTTGTCTGCACATTACAAATGGCCCTACTCTTATTTTACAGAGCTAGACAAGACCTTAAATAGGCCCCAATTATGAAGGGGGTCAAGGATTCCTGCCTGTGTCTTTGGTACgggtcatttttttttataccctTTATTATATTAGAATAGTTCTGCAATTGGTCCTTAAACCTGAATGAGAAGTTTTTGCCTCGGGACTTGACTTAaattttcccttccccccaTTCTCCTTGGTGAACTGGCctactgaaaagctgctttcaaGCATAAAACGTGGACAGAAAAACTCTGTCTGCAG
This region includes:
- the ZBTB42 gene encoding zinc finger and BTB domain-containing protein 42 — protein: MEFPDHSRQLLQCLSQQRHQGFLCDCTVLVGEAQFRAHRAVLASCSMYFHLFYRDQLDKRDIVHLNSDIVTAPAFSLLLEFMYEGKLEFNSLPVEDVLAAASYLHMYDIVKVCKGKLKDKELCSEEKINDEAASLEKAEHFLDAGVPLVHEFDPGNKQKFSVAEYERAAGKEKVSSHPAWSSDHLSVSSVPTEAEPCAAAAGKTKANVNSSTGPLSQRSVNHPLASSDVDCALDLSFKPVPGRDSLHPSYVFGQLASDSQQQGTEPLVKDEQDLLSDQEDGEARSPESQHFGNSAKSLVTGLGHMFAGNGSSHAREEDIDQERDESEDDMDSSDISSSGVLVPPGHICICPLCSKVFPSPHILQLHLSSHFRDKDGSRTRLSPDGSVPTCTLCGKTFSCMYTLKRHERTHSGEKPYTCGQCGKSFQYSHNLSRHAVVHTREKPHGCKWCERRFTQSGDLYRHIRKFHCGLVKSLVV